The Cydia splendana unplaced genomic scaffold, ilCydSple1.2 scaffold_46_ctg1, whole genome shotgun sequence DNA window TAGGAGTATCACCCCATAATAAGgaagcaataaattaaaaatagttagACGGACAAAAACGACATGCTAAAATAAACAACGATAAGTTAAAGCGAAACCATAAGCAAAAGGGTGTAATTTATGAGTTGTCCAATGGATAGTTTCGAAGAAATTACAAAAACTACGCAAACAACGTTTATACTAGCTTTCACTGGGAGACATAAAGGACCGTCACTGTACACAACGGTAAACTAATCTAGAACCTCAACACATGACCCTAAGGTCTACAATACGATACGTAGCGGTATCTACTTTGGTCAATTCGAATGTTTCAGTAACATGTGCGAACTCTGCGCGCGCGTCGCTGGTGGCGGGCATTTTGGCATCCCTGtgcgagcgagcgagacagAGCAACACCAGCTGATGGCGCCATGTGTGGGAAGAAGACAACAAAACGCGTCTTCGGACGGGACGTCACGACAAACGGGGATGTGCAGACACTTGTAGCGAGAATGAATCTTATTCACTGTTAATAAAGTCGACCCTAATTTAAGTAGAGATAAGCTAGGATTGTAAAGGTTTTTCGCTAAGAACGGGCGAGGAGAAGGGACACTCAGATTCCAGACACCAAAGAGGGCGGCGCGACCATTAGATTTGCTCTTGCACGAAATATCGCCAAGTGTTATCTAACTttgcaaattatatttaattctgtATACAATCAGATCTAGAATCAGTGGTTCCGGTTGGGCGATATAACCAGTTAAGTACTTACCGCATTAGGCCAAGAGTAATAATGTTACCTATAGCCTGCCAAGCTATATTATGAGTATTTAAAGGTGACattctataattatattatatctaatGAGTTCGACTCTCATTATTGTTGCCTAATAAATATGGTTAAATACAACTATAGAATCAGGGATTCAAGCTCCCGCAGATAATTTGATGTAAATGAATTGTATATGGAAATATGTACTGGTATTGTATTTTGTAGTTGAATATTACCGACTAATCATGTTAAACGGTCATTCGCAATTATACTGTGTATACTGTCTTGGAAATTACGAGAAGAttgttctttattctttattcaaacactatgtataagtttacagctccagccattaaatgtttattgttaGATAACTGAAACGTGTAAGCACCAATGTATCTAGACATTACAATGTTGATTATTAAGGGTCGAGCCAAGGTTTTCCTGGGTTTTTCCTTGGTTCGAAGAGTACATACATATTGTTCCCAGGGGGGGTATGTGCGTTGGTAAttgttattgtatttaataaagacTTCATCAAATTCTGGTAATGGTTCGAGCAATAAAAGGCATAGGTTGCACTTCATATTTGTATTACCACAGTGCAGAGATTACTTATTGAGTTTATATCCAAGCACGGATAATTGACTTCCAGAAAACTAATGCCTAGTGGAATTTTTCATAGGAACGCACAATACCCCACGAATTTGCGATAATAAATTCAAGTATATAAATCGCCATGCGCATTTTCTATACAGACACCCCAAAGTAGCTCAGACCCCTGTTATAGGACAGTAATTACATCTAGTTTCTCTCTTTATGATCCAACGATCTAGAATGGTACATCTAATCAACCCCAAATGCCATCTCACTCCGTtctgtactgggtgatcaaatgaaacaactgttatcactcgtgcactccgccagccacccgcatgccatgacacttctccacggagtgaagctagcgggtagttgcgtcgtaccgtttattgtgtaatcgtcacagaTGTTTcagggtcaattttcaaataggcattttttactgtcccacggctaaaactcgaagtccataggactaaaagactggatatgtatatattttcattcaatgtattataagctttaaaaatcatgcacaactgtacctaaaatattatttctttctgacaaaatcgcatttgaagttccaaaaacggcaaaatttgccgctttttcgcgtgtcccagtggcggcatagcgcaataaaaaaatcataactttggatgtaggcaacaTATTACAAAcaactttataattttataaagagcattttctagagaatttatttaatcacattgataaattaatgccttatttaataaaacaagggaagcctttttatcgctgtcccacgcggcacctgttttgttatgacttaaatataCCCCCTATAATCTTCTTTGTCTATGGAATAACTGTTAGATTTaatttacgacgcaatagtgcggttagttgggcatCGGTTGACATCGAGTGTGGACGCgtaaacagtttaatttatttaataaaaacaggtaagaatctctttcgatatattttggtacgactacaatgacatttgtatggacgcttaatacgttggtacatagttgaaataaaatgtttattttataataatagttgcaaatataatgttaaaatatatagaaaaataaataagtgaatcggttgtattgtgtaggaaatatcgctaaaaaatattattggcgacatgtcgcgacatttgtatggcgacatttatacggctattttgaccgtaaaaatgtcgattgtggcatacaaatgtcgacatagtgtcatacagatgtcgagaaggtgccatacaaatgtcgtcaaggtcttataaatgcaacaaaaataataaatagtggcatatacatgttgatactgccatacaatgtcgaaaaaatgtcttatacatgtcaaaagcgccttacaaatggctaaatagtgccatacaaatgtcgatctttaaacgtccatatctaactataaaaagtacagaggtgccttgtacagtatattttttgttgttaagaacccttcctaaaacgatgattataaatcagatttttcaaaaataaaaaattgccatacaaatgtcgaaaaaacaccctcttcaaaaattgaccctTGATTTTTCCACATTGTGACGAGCTGTTTTTCGTTTGTTCTGATAAGACTTATGTCCTTTTGATATTGTTGAGCGAATCTATCATCTAAGACTCCGAATAAAGTATTCGCTAGGTTCCCGACACCATTGATAAATCCCCGTCTCTTACGTGTCTGCTGTTTCAGCTGATGTCTGGATAATACTTTATTGTAATATTGCAGCTCATCGTATGAATGCCGTAGTTGTAGAAGGATGACGTCACAGTGTGAAAGGCTTCTTCCTTGTTTACAAATAGTTTCAAATTGTTCGTTGTACTTTTTGTATGCAGTCAGCCCATCCCAGAAAGGGCTCATGTCGTAGTACGCAACTAGTTTCCACTCGTCTCTAACTAGCTGCATTGTTCCCAGTTTATCGAAGTACAACCCTTGACCTTCGTTGATAGGCGTCATTTTGACGCAATTTTCAGCTGTCAAAAATGTGAGGAAATAAAATAGCATCATTAACATGGTTGCCATGTATCCCCGTTTGCCtggttttttgtttttgattcTTTCAGGGAATTTTGTGTTTTTAATGTTACTACTTTCACATATCCGTCTTGACCTGCGTGCACGTCGATTACTCGCCCAAGCGCCCATTTTCCTGCCGGCAAATTATCTTCGTGTATGACCACTATATCTCCTATTTCTAGGTTTTTCTGAGGATCGCACCATTTCTGTCTTGCTGTTAGTAGGCTTAAGTACTCAGACTTCCACCTTTTCCAAATGTCACTGAATATTTTTTGTGTCAAATTCCATTTCGTGCGTGCGTCCTCGTATGTTTCCATTATAGTGACTCCTGCTCTTCCTTGTAAGAAATGGGCTGGGGTCAGTGTATTTAAGTCATCAATGTTATCGGTTAGGGGGCATAGTGGGCGAGAATTTAGACAAGCTTCCAGTTGGGCCAAAACTGTTCCGTACTGTTCGTAAGTAAGTTTTTGTTCACCCACTACCCGTTTCAAATGATGTTTTAGGCTTCTGACTGCTCTTTCCCAGAGCCCGCCAGCGCTGGGCCAGGACGGGGCATTAAAATGCCACTCGATCTCCATTTCAGCGATCTTCGCTAAGAAGTTATCGTCGAATGTGTTTTGAATTTCATTCCATTGTTGTTTCAAAATGTTATTTGCGCCTACAAAGTTGGTTCCTTGGTTTGAGTATAGGTGCCTTGGGGCTCCTTTTCTAGCGGCCATCCTCCTTAGAGCTGCCAGGAATGCTGAGCTTGTTAATTCTGTTACAAGCTCTAAGTGTACTGCTTTTGTGACCATGCAGATGAAAACAGCAACGTAACCTTTTAACGTTCTGCTTCAACGTGCCTTGCTTGCTTTTATGTCAACAAATCCCGTGTAATCGACTCCGGTGTGAAAAAATGGTTTTGCTTCATTGACACGGGCGGCAGGAAGATCGCCCATCAGCTGATATTGTTTTTTCCCATAAATTTTTTGGCACTTGACACATTTTCGAACTTGTTGTTTGACTCTATTGTTTCCGCCCATCACCCAGTACTCTTCTCGCAGCTTGCTTGAAGTGAGCTTGGCACCTCCGTGAAGCGTCATCAGGTTGGCGTGTTCTATGAGTAATGTAGCAAGACGCGACTCCTTCGGAATGATTTTTGGATGCTTCATCTCGTAAGATAAATGCGCTTCTTCGAGGCGACCTCCCACTCGAAGTATATCGTTGCTGTCCATGAAAGGGTATAATGTGAAAAGCttgtgttagaatattgttattctatgtacgaattgtattacgtataaaactgacctgtttctctttgacgtccaatgttgataatatattacactatttaaacacttaacacaacatcacgtgaattttacagaatttgttatttatgtgggtacgatacgaaaccacggttgacaagagaaacagtaagttaacctactactaagatttgtaaactactttgaagtgattatattttgtattactattactgattaataattatctataacggagtttattgtaaagatgttctaatagttttattctgcataattcgataaatggacgaggtacatgagaaactacttctgtgacgtcacttatcgaatgacaagtggcatgatcaaccagttgccaggtagaacTGGGTATAAAAGGGATCGACCGATCAATTATTGATCATTCTGcattctgctttgagcattctACTTTGCGgtgcagcactgagttaatcatcgccaaaggaatattgaaagttaagtaaatactatgttggtaattattgtaataattatgtacttacttgattaattagatggattaattaattaatgattaattaaatcatctcttactgaattataaactaatagtgattgtgtttagaagttgttgatgataaggtgaataaattggattatttcatttaataaaacagttttattttcaattacatctgtttattattttatatatcttACTTAtaacttaaatagtatccagttattgatttagcagttttacataattatgaatcaaggtaaataaataacttcctgacatgttttaccttgaaaataatatttactatcaatttagagtttttaatatatttaatattttaaatattcatttatctaacacTTGCTTCTTGTTTCGACTTTATTGTGTGTACGTAAATgttcaatcatcatcatcatcatcatctcagccataagacgtccactgctgaacataggcctcccccttggacctccatacgtgccggttggaagcgacccgcatccagcgtcttccggcgaccttaacaagatcgtctgtccatcttgtgggtggacgtcctacgctgcgcttgctagtccgtggtctccactcgagcacttttcgaccccatcggccatcttctctgcgtgcaatgtggcctgcccattgccacttcagtttgctaatccggtgggctatgtcggtgactttagttcgtctacggatctcctcatttctgattcgatcacgtagagaaactccgagcatagccctctccatagctcgttgagcgactttgagttttgagatgaggccgatagtgaaagaccacgtttcggagccgtaagtcatcactggtaacacacattgattaaagactttcgtcttgaggcactgaggtatgtcggacgaaaagacattacgtagtttcccgaacgctgcccaaccgagttggattcggcagttgacctctttctcgaagttggacctacctaattggactacttgtcctaggtagatgtacgagtcaacaacttcgagtaccgagttcccaacagagactgggatgggcacaacattggcatttgacataagtttcgtcttgaccatgttcattttcaagcccacccgttgtgaaactcggttgaggtcatcgagcatcatgctgagttcctccatcgactttgccatgactacgatatcgtcggcaaaccgaaggcgagtgatgtattcgccgttgatgttgatgccaagtccttcccattccaggagcttgaaggcgtcttccattacggcagtaaacagtttcggagagataacgtctccctgccttacgcctcttcgcaatggagtcgccctcgtgctctgctcctgtactcggaccgacatggtggcgttactatacaaacacttcaacacttcgatgtaccgataatcaatatggcatcgctgaagagactcaagcaccgcccatgtttccaccgaatcgaaggctttctcatagtccacaaacgctaagcataatggcaagttatactcttcggtcttctgtataacttgccgcagcgtatggatgtggtctatggtactatagccttttcggaaaccggcttgttcgggaggctggaagtcatcaagtctgtgttcgagacggttcgtgatgacccttgaaaacagcttatagacatggctcagaagcgtgatgggtctgtagttcttcaataggttgttatcaccttttttgaagaacagcaccacatcgcctctattccatgtttcaggcgttatgccctcggacaagacggaattaaagagcttctggaggactttaagtaccggtgttccacccgctctcagaagccctgaagtgattccgtctttgcccggcgccttgttgttcttaagctgcttcagggccatcctaatctcgtacagactgatgtccgggatatcttcggtataatgtcgggacagcttggctcttggatctcctaccaagctgtcaacgggctttgcgatcgaagtgtataactgtccatagaacctctcgatctcacctaaaacctccgctttgctcgacgctatgctgccatcttcccgtttcagctttgtcagctggctttgcccaatagacttgtcctttgcgaacactttggagccttggtttcgctcaatagtctctttaatacggttagtattaaagagacgcagatcatgtcgcaaggacttagatatacgtctattgagctgcctatatgactccgcgtcatcgggagactgcaactgtagcgagcgtcgttcagccatgaggtttaaggtttgctcggtcactttctgaggtctatctttacggcggggtctaaaaaacttagaccctactgtgtggacagtttccactagcccgtcgttgatttcgtccactgaagccaagttctctaggcaagcaaagcggttagagaactcgagttgaaagctttcggggttttgaacatgggctcgagtaggtcggagcgtagacttcatcaggctggacctttcaagtttaatattgatattcagtgtgcctcttacgattcggtgatcacaaccggtctttaccctgttgatcacagagaaatcactgaatatccgtttcttgtcggtcatgatgaagtctatctcgtttctcgtggaaccgtcaggactcatccaggtccatttcctgtgaggcggcttctggaagaaagagttcatcatgaagagttcctctctctccagaaagtcggccagcctctgacccctagggttccgttgcccatacccaagttgccccactctcaactcatccccgcttctcttgcccaactttgcgttgaagtccccgataacaacagtaaagtaggttttagaagtatgtatgggcctacttacgtcctcatacatagcttctacttcatcatcggagtgtgacgaggtcggtgcgtatacctgaatgaccttcagcgaatatcttttggatattctgagtattaggtataccaccctgctcgacacactgtcgatggttattatgttgtttacgagggacttgtgaacgagaaacccgacaccaccttgggactgttggtcgccctcccggtggtagagcaagttaccagacttcagggttgtcgtgtcctccccctctctacggacttcgcataaccctacaatgtcccagtgtaacctgctcagttcctcttccagctcgcagatcttttcgtcagtcctcatagtgcgtatgttgtgtgttaccagggccagtcgtcgtcggggcgggtagccggatctttgccggagattcttagcacccctgaccccgctaatgccctgaccgctaccatagccagagcaccgggggtcgccggaagagcaccgggggtcgccggaacctcggggccgtggttttattgtgcccatcatgatggggggtgaatgccataatcgccacgcttggcaggcgggttggcgatcgcagtcgagtacaccgaatttgagggacgctgctgcccgtccaccggtggtcttggacgtagtttaaggacatacccgggtccaatGTTCAATATCTTCTTCTAATTCGTTGTTTTGCACACATTTAATTATAGCCAATTTAGCTTTTCTCAACTCCGGTAATGTGAGATAGCTTGGTAAGCGTTGTCGCTTTAAAGTGAATGCCCTGAATATGTAGGCTACGATTCGTGTTACTTTTGTAATAgaattatatttttctaataaattgtatatgATATCatgtttgttattgttttgcGCTACGATCGATGCATATGATTTTTTCTCCTCTTCTGTTGTAGTACGAGTATATGTTGGTTTTTGAGAACTTTCAGGTTCTGGCTGGAAATCAGCTAACCATGTCGGCCCTGACCACCATAGGGAGTTGTCTTTTAATTGTGATGCTGTCTGTCCTCTGTTTGCAGCGCCTACATAGCGCCATTGTTCTTCGGGCATCACCTGTTTTATTTGTTCTACGCGATTAGCGACAAATGGCTTCCAACGGCTTGGTTGGCCTTGCAACCATCCAAGGACGATTTTTGAATCACACCAGCCAAATGTCTCCACTGTATATTGTTGTAaagatgtttttatttttgccattaGCTTCGAAAGAAGAAGTGCTCCACTTAATTCGAGCTTTGGAAGTGTTAATTGTTTCTTGTGTGGGACGACTTTTGTTTTCGCTGCGACGAGAATTGGTTTTGTTTGATGTTTAATCCGTGCATATACTACACAGGCGTAGGCTTCCAGTGATGCGTCACAGTACCCGTGCAGTTGAATTATGTCATTCTGTTTACATAATAGCCATCTGGgtattttacattcattaattagGTGAATGTCTTCCTGTATTTTGGACCATTCCATGTATATTTCTTCTGGTATAGGTTGATCCCATTGAACGGTCTGTTTCCACACTTTTTGGAATAAGATTTTGAGTTTGGTGCTAAGTGGGGCAAGCCAGCCTAGTGGGTCAAAAAGCTTGGAGATGTCAGATAGGAGAGTTCTTTTTGTTGGTTGGTTGTTCTGTTTTTCAATTTTACATTGAAAGGTAAAAATGTCTTCTGCTGGATTCCAAGATAAACCGAGTTTTTTAGATATGTCATCTTGTTTAAAATTGATTAGTAGGTTTTGGTTTTCTTGATTGTTTTGTATATGTTTGTTTGTttcttgtttgtttgtttgaggACCATTTCCGCAAATTAAATCCTGCTGTTTTTAATAGATCTGTTATATcgttgattaattttatagattGTTCTATGGAGTGCGCACCGTGTACTAGATCACTCATCCAAGTAGAATGATTCTTCCAAAACTTTCGACGCTTCTGGGTAGTTTTCCCGTTCGTCACGTGCTAGCTTCTTTAGCGTCATCATGGCTAAAAAGCTTGCACTTTTTGTCCCGTATGTAACTGTTGTACGCTGAAATGATTGTAATGTCCCGTGCTCGTCTCTCCAGATGATTTTTTGAAGCGGTTGGTCGTCTTCATGCACTAGGATCTGACGGAACATTTTTTCTAGGTCGGCGCAGAACACAAACTCGTACTGCCTCCATTTTAGTAATAGTGTTTGTAAATCTTTTTGTaaatctttttgtaaatttgggCCCCTGTACATTAAGTCGTTTAGTGAGTATCCTGTTGATGTTTTGCTGGAAGCATTATACACGACTCTATACTTGGTAGAAAGTGATTCTGCGCGTTCCACAATGTGATGAGGATAGTAGCACTCCACCTTGTTGTTGCTTACGGCAGGTTTCATATGTCCTAAGTCGCTGTATTCTTTCATGAAGGCTTTGTATGCTTCAGCTAGTTTGTTTTGCTTCTGGAACTTCTTTTCCATGTGCTTGAATTGAGCTATCGCTTTTGTTTTAGAGTCGCCTAACTTTTCTTGAAAGTTTGGTTTCATGGGAATACGCACTTCGTATCTGCCGTCCACTGTTTTCTTCATAATGTTTTATGCA harbors:
- the LOC134805620 gene encoding uncharacterized protein LOC134805620; the encoded protein is MKKTVDGRYEVRIPMKPNFQEKLGDSKTKAIAQFKHMEKKFQKQNKLAEAYKAFMKEYSDLGHMKPAVSNNKVECYYPHHIVERAESLSTKYRVVYNASSKTSTGYSLNDLMYRGPNLQKDLQKDLQTLLLKWRQYEFVFCADLEKMFRQILVHEDDQPLQKIIWRDEHGTLQSFQQLTKLKREDGSIASSKAEVLGEIERFYGQLYTSIAKPVDSLVGDPRAKLSRHYTEDIPDISLYEIRMALKQLKNNKAPGKDGITSGLLRAGGTPVLKVLQKLFNSVLSEGITPETWNRGDVVLFFKKGDNNLLKNYRPITLLSHVYKLFSRVITNRLEHRLDDFQPPEQAGFRKGYSTIDHIHTLRQVIQKTEEYNLPLCLAFVDYEKAFDSVETWAVLESLQRCHIDYRYIEVLKCLYSNATMSVRVQEQSTRATPLRRGVRQGDVISPKLFTAVMEDAFKLLEWEGEELSMMLDDLNRVSQRVGLKMNMVKTKLMSNANVVPIPVSVGNSVLEVVDSYIYLGQVVQLGRSNFEKEVNCRIQLGWAAFGKLRNVFSSDIPQCLKTKVFNQCVLPVMTYGSETWSFTIGLISKLKVAQRAMERAMLGVSLRDRIRNEEIRRRTKVTDIAHRISKLKWQWAGHIARREDGRWGRKVLEWRPRTSKRSVGRPPTRWTDDLVKVAGRRWMRVA